A window of the bacterium genome harbors these coding sequences:
- a CDS encoding GNAT family N-acetyltransferase, with amino-acid sequence MPLPTDRHITLPLPPMKVQPVTLAGREVRLEPLRLTHCEDLCSAGLDEELWRFTVSPLRTPADMQAYIATALQGQTEGNALPFATCLAATGQAIGSTRFGNIDPANHRLEIGWTWIARQWQRTVVNTEAKYLMLRHAFETLGCLRVEFKTDMLNERSRRAILRLGAQEEGILRNHMITSEGRVRHSVYYSILDSEWPAVKRGLEEKMASRNRSENAAAASQNDGTLSALVAKQGESV; translated from the coding sequence ATGCCTCTTCCCACTGATCGCCATATCACGCTGCCGTTGCCACCAATGAAGGTGCAGCCCGTCACTCTCGCCGGCCGCGAGGTGCGGCTCGAGCCGTTGCGCCTGACCCATTGCGAAGATCTTTGTAGCGCCGGTTTGGACGAAGAACTCTGGCGTTTCACCGTTTCCCCGCTGCGCACTCCTGCCGACATGCAAGCCTATATCGCTACCGCGTTACAGGGGCAGACCGAGGGTAATGCGCTGCCCTTTGCCACTTGTCTGGCGGCCACCGGCCAGGCCATTGGCAGCACGCGCTTTGGCAACATCGATCCGGCCAATCACCGTCTCGAAATCGGCTGGACCTGGATTGCGCGGCAGTGGCAGCGAACCGTAGTCAACACCGAAGCCAAGTATCTCATGCTGCGCCATGCCTTTGAAACGCTGGGCTGCTTGCGGGTGGAATTCAAAACCGACATGTTGAATGAGCGTTCGCGCCGGGCCATTTTGCGATTGGGCGCCCAGGAAGAAGGAATCTTGCGCAATCACATGATTACCAGCGAGGGCCGCGTGCGGCACTCGGTTTACTATAGCATCCTGGACAGCGAGTGGCCGGCGGTCAAACGCGGTTTGGAGGAGAAGATGGCAAGTCGCAACCGCAGCGAGAATGCCGCGGCAGCCTCGCAAAATGACGGCACATTGTCCGCGCTTGTAGCAAAGCAAGGAGAGAGTGTGTGA
- a CDS encoding lysophospholipase — protein sequence MKHDTGTFGGRKQPQLFYQCWLPEGQARAVLIVVHGLAEHSSRYSNLVDYFVPRGFAVYACDHQGHGQSPGRRAHVERFSDFVDDLEIFCELVYRQQPNLCRLLIGHSMGGSIALAHAVSGRCRCEGLILSAPSLKTNAEVPALLLAISGLLSRWTPTLRAVQLEAAAISRDPQVVAAYENDPLVFRGKITARLGRELLDTMKSLELRGAELALPLLVLHGTADRLTDPAGSQALLARAGSADKTLKLYPGFYHELFNEPGKEIVFADMENWLRQRLPAL from the coding sequence GTGAAGCATGACACTGGAACTTTTGGCGGCCGCAAGCAGCCGCAGCTTTTCTATCAATGTTGGTTGCCCGAGGGCCAGGCGCGTGCGGTGTTGATCGTGGTTCATGGCTTGGCCGAGCACAGCAGCCGCTATTCGAATCTGGTTGATTACTTCGTGCCGCGCGGCTTTGCGGTGTATGCCTGTGATCATCAAGGCCACGGCCAATCACCTGGCCGGCGCGCGCATGTCGAGCGCTTCAGCGATTTTGTCGATGATCTGGAAATCTTCTGCGAGCTGGTTTACCGGCAGCAGCCCAATCTTTGCCGCTTGCTCATCGGCCACAGCATGGGCGGCTCCATTGCGCTGGCGCATGCCGTGAGCGGCCGTTGCCGTTGTGAGGGATTGATCCTCTCGGCGCCGAGTCTCAAGACCAATGCCGAGGTGCCGGCGCTGCTGTTGGCAATCAGCGGCCTGCTCTCGCGCTGGACGCCCACTTTGCGCGCGGTCCAGCTCGAGGCTGCGGCGATCAGCCGTGATCCGCAAGTAGTGGCAGCTTACGAAAACGATCCGCTGGTTTTTCGCGGCAAGATCACTGCGCGCCTTGGGCGTGAGTTGCTCGATACCATGAAAAGCCTGGAACTTCGCGGCGCCGAGCTGGCGCTGCCGCTGCTCGTTCTGCACGGCACTGCCGATCGCCTGACCGATCCCGCCGGCAGTCAAGCCCTGCTGGCGCGGGCAGGCTCGGCCGACAAAACCCTCAAACTCTATCCGGGATTCTATCACGAGCTGTTCAACGAGCCTGGCAAGGAAATCGTATTTGCGGATATGGAGAATTGGCTGCGGCAACGCCTTCCCGCGCTTTGA
- a CDS encoding DUF2784 domain-containing protein has product MWYRALADAVVVLHLLFILFVLFGGLLVWRWPRCAWLHLPAMLWGAFIEFSKGVCPLTLLENWLRRQGAATGYGVSFIEHYLIPLIYPATLTPRLQFVLGALVLILNACVYFFLLRRRRWAKD; this is encoded by the coding sequence ATGTGGTATCGCGCTCTGGCGGATGCAGTGGTGGTACTGCATCTCCTCTTCATTTTGTTCGTTTTGTTCGGCGGCCTGCTGGTTTGGCGCTGGCCGCGTTGCGCCTGGCTGCACCTGCCGGCGATGTTGTGGGGCGCCTTCATCGAATTCAGCAAGGGCGTGTGCCCGCTGACGCTACTGGAGAACTGGCTACGCCGCCAGGGCGCGGCCACCGGCTACGGCGTCAGCTTCATCGAACATTATTTGATTCCGCTCATCTATCCCGCCACTCTCACGCCGCGATTGCAATTCGTGCTGGGGGCATTGGTGTTGATCCTCAATGCCTGCGTTTATTTCTTCCTGCTTCGTCGCCGGCGTTGGGCGAAGGATTGA
- a CDS encoding VOC family protein, whose translation MSILGLHHITLVCSEAQRTVDFYTQILGLRLVKQTVNFDDPGSYHLYFGNATGRPGTAVTFFEWPHAPKGAAGIGGTHHFALSVSDREGLLQWKRRLRDLGIRVTGPFHRNYFESIYFHDPDGVLLEIATQGPGWAIDEAPDQLGLEYREPPPDMRKGQRDEARIQTENWPEPVPDITPAMALQQGMHHISAISSDIEATHAFFGDLLGMRRVKMTSDFDDLKTAHWYWGVGEGKPGTIITYFQFDPKTARHVRMGTGQTHHFALAVANEASQLEWREKILRAYIRVSPVRDRIYFKSIYTSDPDGHIVELATMGPGFAADEPVAQLGRSLRLPPWLEAQRREIESNLKPLVVPEWREN comes from the coding sequence ATGAGCATTCTCGGCCTGCACCACATCACGCTCGTGTGTTCCGAGGCACAACGCACGGTGGATTTCTACACACAAATTCTCGGACTGCGCCTGGTGAAGCAGACGGTGAATTTCGATGACCCCGGCAGCTATCATTTGTATTTCGGCAATGCCACCGGGCGGCCCGGCACCGCGGTCACATTCTTCGAATGGCCGCACGCGCCCAAAGGCGCAGCCGGCATTGGCGGCACGCATCATTTCGCGTTGAGCGTAAGCGATCGCGAAGGCTTGCTGCAATGGAAACGCCGCCTGCGCGATCTCGGCATACGCGTGACCGGGCCATTTCATCGCAACTACTTCGAGTCGATCTACTTTCATGATCCCGATGGCGTGCTGCTCGAGATCGCGACGCAAGGCCCGGGCTGGGCGATCGATGAAGCGCCGGACCAGCTCGGCTTGGAATATCGCGAGCCGCCGCCGGACATGCGCAAAGGCCAGCGCGACGAGGCACGCATTCAGACCGAGAATTGGCCGGAGCCGGTGCCGGACATCACGCCCGCCATGGCGTTGCAGCAGGGCATGCACCACATCTCGGCGATCAGTTCGGACATCGAAGCCACGCATGCGTTTTTCGGCGACTTACTCGGCATGCGCCGCGTGAAGATGACCTCGGATTTCGATGATCTCAAAACTGCGCATTGGTACTGGGGCGTGGGCGAGGGTAAGCCCGGCACCATCATCACCTATTTTCAATTCGATCCGAAAACAGCGCGCCATGTGCGCATGGGCACGGGACAGACGCATCATTTTGCGCTGGCAGTGGCGAATGAAGCAAGCCAGCTCGAATGGCGCGAGAAGATCCTGCGTGCCTACATTCGAGTTTCGCCGGTGAGGGATCGCATCTATTTCAAGAGCATCTACACCAGCGATCCCGACGGCCACATTGTGGAATTGGCGACCATGGGTCCCGGCTTTGCAGCGGACGAGCCGGTTGCACAACTCGGCCGAAGCTTGCGGCTGCCGCCCTGGCTGGAGGCACAACGCCGTGAGATAGAGAGCAATCTCAAGCCGCTGGTTGTGCCGGAATGGCGGGAGAATTGA
- a CDS encoding flavin reductase family protein, with the protein MSQDLVSLTTDEMPPRDAARMFLSIVAPRPIAWVSTVSAEGVRNLAPFSFFNAVAGNPPTVMLAIGQRQGRPKDTLRNVQETGEFVINLVDEALAAAMNLTSGEWESGRDEFQLANLAAVASLEVKPPRVAAAPVAMEARLTQIVPVAGTTATLVLGRIVRFHIRAGLLRPNGLVDAAALRPLTRLGGEEYATIGSVFAMARPQVNK; encoded by the coding sequence ATGTCGCAAGATCTTGTCTCACTCACCACTGATGAAATGCCGCCGCGTGACGCCGCTCGCATGTTTTTGAGCATCGTGGCACCGCGGCCCATTGCCTGGGTGTCAACCGTCAGCGCCGAGGGCGTGCGCAATCTCGCGCCGTTCTCCTTTTTTAATGCCGTCGCCGGCAATCCGCCCACGGTGATGCTGGCCATTGGACAGCGCCAGGGCCGGCCCAAAGACACATTGCGCAATGTGCAGGAAACCGGCGAATTCGTGATCAATCTCGTGGACGAGGCGCTGGCTGCGGCGATGAATCTGACTTCAGGCGAATGGGAATCCGGCCGCGATGAGTTTCAATTGGCGAACCTGGCCGCCGTGGCCTCGCTCGAAGTGAAGCCGCCGCGCGTTGCTGCCGCGCCGGTGGCGATGGAAGCGCGCCTCACTCAAATCGTGCCGGTCGCCGGCACCACGGCCACGCTGGTGCTGGGCCGCATCGTGCGCTTTCACATTCGTGCCGGGTTGTTGCGACCCAATGGTTTGGTCGATGCCGCTGCGCTGCGGCCGCTCACACGCCTCGGCGGCGAAGAATACGCGACCATCGGCAGCGTCTTTGCAATGGCGCGGCCACAAGTCAACAAATAA
- a CDS encoding metal-dependent hydrolase: MDNLTHSLTGALAAKVIEVTKPEFFADPGFKRKAFWLLVVSANLPDLDVALGAFQDPIFAMQHHRGLTHSLVFAPVFALAPAALFYFWKKLQPFKTAWLLALLGTLLHIFFDVITAYGTQILAPLSYGRYALDWMFIIDLWFTGLLAAVLLLGKLRTTGRRRIILAGSLLVLLYLGAEMINHQFARHRMAEALQQAGLPATKITALPQPFSLFRWMGLAQTADGARQAYMSNLRPAEPLTLTVYENAQDEFAARALQIQESRWYLLFARFPWVHSEQRDGRQVVEIRDLQFMIDRGVLRAIGFPERSLPFILRYTFSPQGDLSEMKFNEEPVPRPVLSK, translated from the coding sequence ATGGATAATCTCACGCACAGTCTCACCGGCGCGCTGGCCGCAAAGGTGATTGAAGTCACCAAGCCTGAGTTTTTTGCCGACCCCGGTTTCAAACGCAAAGCCTTCTGGCTGCTGGTGGTCTCGGCCAACCTGCCGGATCTCGATGTCGCGCTCGGCGCGTTCCAAGATCCAATCTTCGCGATGCAGCACCATCGCGGCCTCACGCATTCGCTGGTGTTTGCGCCCGTGTTCGCGCTGGCGCCTGCCGCGCTTTTCTATTTTTGGAAGAAGCTGCAGCCCTTCAAAACCGCCTGGCTGCTCGCGTTGCTCGGCACGCTGCTGCACATCTTCTTCGATGTCATCACGGCGTACGGCACACAAATTCTCGCGCCGCTGTCGTACGGCCGCTATGCGCTCGATTGGATGTTCATCATCGACCTTTGGTTCACCGGGTTGCTGGCGGCGGTGTTGCTGCTCGGCAAACTGCGGACCACCGGCCGCCGGCGCATCATTCTCGCTGGCAGCTTGCTGGTGCTGCTCTATCTCGGCGCGGAAATGATCAACCATCAATTCGCCAGGCACCGCATGGCCGAGGCCCTGCAGCAGGCCGGCTTGCCTGCGACGAAAATCACCGCACTGCCGCAGCCGTTCAGCCTCTTCCGCTGGATGGGGCTGGCGCAAACCGCGGATGGTGCCCGGCAGGCCTACATGAGCAACCTGCGGCCGGCAGAGCCGCTCACGCTCACCGTCTATGAGAACGCGCAAGATGAGTTCGCCGCCCGCGCCCTGCAGATTCAGGAGAGCCGCTGGTACCTGCTGTTCGCACGCTTTCCCTGGGTGCACTCCGAGCAGCGCGACGGCCGCCAGGTTGTCGAGATCCGCGATCTGCAATTCATGATCGACCGCGGAGTTCTGCGTGCTATTGGATTTCCCGAGCGTTCCCTGCCTTTCATTTTGCGCTACACGTTCTCACCCCAGGGTGATCTGTCCGAAATGAAATTCAATGAGGAACCAGTGCCCCGACCGGTTCTGTCAAAATAA
- the sugE gene encoding quaternary ammonium compound efflux SMR transporter SugE: MAWLYLFIAGLFEVGWAVGLKYTEGFTRPLPSALTVLAMAASFFLLAQALKTIPVGTGYAVWTGVGAAGTAILGMILFNESRELLRLLCLALILAGIAGLRLLASD; the protein is encoded by the coding sequence ATGGCCTGGCTTTATCTCTTCATTGCCGGTTTGTTTGAAGTCGGTTGGGCGGTTGGGTTGAAATACACCGAGGGCTTCACCCGGCCCCTGCCCAGCGCGTTGACCGTGCTCGCCATGGCAGCAAGTTTTTTTCTGCTCGCGCAGGCGCTCAAGACCATTCCAGTGGGCACCGGTTACGCAGTGTGGACGGGCGTCGGCGCGGCGGGCACGGCAATTCTGGGTATGATCCTGTTCAATGAATCACGCGAGCTCTTGCGCTTGCTTTGCCTGGCATTGATTCTGGCGGGCATCGCCGGTCTCAGGCTCCTGGCCTCAGATTAA
- a CDS encoding AAA-like domain-containing protein translates to MKRDLDVRDNMFANPFTPAEIAGLPEDFFGRSEALRLIEQGLVKAAVAIQGPMGMGKSSLMARIRALMEGKPRCAKTVLAVADKDVKTVDQAARLLLQAFVRWNEAANTVTFKLGTEYDVESAEICGYLKAGHELAALKKIITQENLQKIIAAQQLLIFAVDEADKCPVPLARLLRSLIMHAQQNGVKNVRFLLAGVSPFFQEMLKEDAGLNRFFAKTITLSPLAQAEAAQLIATKLAQAAQAAEQQGLRLQVQPALIARVAALAGGHPHLLQLLGSYLLANEESNPDGVINARDLVDALRKICYEDRGHVYDAELHRLEIHGMLETLKNLFAVASPEFPTRIPRRAARRVADEEAIAWLIAQHILAAVSHEEYGLMDEFLRIRMLLDESERADEMFLLEKQLISRGALAGESAAGEDEAANDAYARGDLLSIEGNELDFLDPAGDDEV, encoded by the coding sequence TTGAAACGCGATCTTGACGTGCGCGACAACATGTTTGCAAACCCCTTTACCCCCGCGGAAATCGCCGGCCTGCCCGAGGATTTTTTCGGCCGCAGCGAAGCACTGCGCCTGATCGAGCAAGGCCTGGTCAAAGCCGCAGTGGCAATACAAGGCCCCATGGGCATGGGGAAATCCTCGCTCATGGCCAGAATTCGCGCGCTCATGGAAGGCAAGCCGCGCTGCGCAAAAACCGTCCTCGCGGTGGCCGACAAAGACGTGAAGACCGTGGACCAGGCAGCGCGGCTGCTGCTGCAGGCTTTCGTCCGCTGGAACGAAGCAGCCAACACCGTGACCTTCAAACTGGGGACGGAGTATGACGTGGAATCTGCCGAAATCTGCGGGTACTTGAAGGCCGGGCATGAACTCGCCGCGCTGAAGAAGATCATCACGCAGGAGAATCTGCAGAAAATCATCGCGGCGCAGCAGCTTCTCATCTTTGCCGTCGATGAAGCGGACAAGTGCCCGGTTCCTCTGGCGCGGCTGCTCCGCAGCCTCATCATGCACGCGCAGCAAAACGGCGTGAAAAATGTCCGCTTTCTATTGGCGGGCGTGAGTCCGTTTTTTCAAGAGATGCTCAAGGAGGATGCGGGCCTCAATCGCTTCTTTGCGAAGACGATCACGCTATCGCCTTTGGCACAGGCCGAAGCGGCGCAGCTCATCGCAACCAAGCTGGCACAGGCGGCGCAAGCGGCCGAGCAGCAGGGCCTGCGCCTGCAAGTGCAGCCGGCCCTCATTGCGCGCGTGGCTGCGCTGGCCGGTGGCCATCCGCATTTGCTGCAACTGCTGGGATCATACCTGCTGGCCAATGAGGAAAGCAACCCCGATGGCGTCATCAATGCCAGGGATCTGGTGGATGCGCTGCGCAAGATTTGTTACGAGGATCGCGGCCACGTCTATGACGCCGAGTTGCACCGGCTCGAAATCCACGGCATGCTGGAGACCCTCAAGAATCTTTTCGCCGTGGCTTCGCCGGAATTTCCCACCCGCATACCGCGCCGCGCCGCACGCCGGGTCGCGGACGAGGAGGCCATCGCCTGGCTGATCGCGCAACACATTCTCGCCGCGGTTTCGCACGAGGAATACGGCCTGATGGATGAATTCCTGCGCATTCGCATGCTGCTGGATGAAAGCGAGCGCGCGGACGAAATGTTCCTGCTGGAGAAACAGCTCATCAGCCGCGGCGCGCTGGCCGGCGAAAGTGCCGCCGGCGAAGACGAGGCCGCGAACGACGCCTATGCGCGCGGCGATCTGCTCTCCATCGAGGGCAATGAGCTGGATTTCCTCGATCCCGCCGGCGATGATGAAGTCTAG
- a CDS encoding sigma-70 family RNA polymerase sigma factor, with amino-acid sequence MRDLITSKLLNQREQLLAYVRRKVSDSALAEDVLQDSLLKALRAAPELRDEEKLVPWFYRILNNAITDVYRRRQVEAKHFEKSPALPEHVAEPESDDEAALCACIRELIPTLKPKYAQLIERMELTEADPALVADQLGINRNNLKVRRHRARQALRQRLEETCRVCAQHGCLDCTCRSSREKTHA; translated from the coding sequence ATGCGCGACCTCATAACTTCAAAACTGCTGAACCAGCGTGAGCAATTGCTCGCCTACGTTCGGCGGAAGGTTTCCGATTCGGCGCTGGCCGAAGACGTGTTGCAAGACAGTCTGCTCAAGGCGCTGCGCGCCGCGCCGGAGCTGCGGGATGAGGAAAAGCTCGTGCCCTGGTTCTATCGCATCTTGAACAACGCCATCACCGATGTTTACCGGCGCCGGCAGGTTGAAGCGAAACACTTCGAAAAGAGTCCGGCGCTGCCGGAGCACGTTGCCGAACCGGAGTCCGACGACGAAGCCGCCTTGTGCGCCTGCATTCGGGAGTTGATTCCAACCCTCAAGCCGAAGTATGCCCAGTTGATTGAGAGGATGGAGCTCACGGAGGCCGATCCGGCGTTGGTGGCTGACCAGCTCGGCATCAATCGCAACAATTTGAAAGTCCGCCGCCACCGCGCACGCCAGGCGCTGCGCCAACGGCTGGAGGAAACCTGCCGCGTTTGTGCGCAACATGGGTGCTTGGATTGCACGTGCCGGTCCAGCCGAGAAAAGACACACGCGTGA
- a CDS encoding efflux RND transporter permease subunit has protein sequence MKLSEISIQRPVLATVMSLVIIIFGVVSFTQLPVREYPDIDPPVVSVTTFYRGASPNVIETEITDILEEQLSTIEGVKTITSSSQEQGSAITITFELDRDVDQAANDVRDRVASVRGLLPREADDPIIQKIDVNAQPIMWLALISDRHNNLELTDAAERILKERLLRLPGVGSIFMGGERRYAMRVWLDSQRMAARGLTPQDIENAIRRENAEIPAGRVEGENREFTVRTRGDLATPEEFGAIIVKQSGDELVRLGDVAEVALGAQDERTAVRWNGKPTTGLGVVKQTRASTLQVAQTVIDALPELQKTLPEGMQLEVAYNSATFIQSSINEVAETLLIAFGLVVLVIIAFLKSFRATLIPTFAIPISIIGTFAVGYFLGYTINILTLLALVLAIGLVVDDAIVMLENIYRHMEMGKSRLQAALDGAKEIGFAVLATTIALVAVFVPLAFLTGNIGRLFNEFGVTVAVAVLISGFVALTLTPMMSSRMLKPLHHTSSSWASRSFDTFFEWLERTYHRIVHGALRHRVLVVSVGVVMIAISAALFKLLPSELVPTEDRGVGFGIVIAPEGATLDYTDRYVRQIEQIMLSRPETNGVFTATGVGFAGPGRVTNGFIFLNLKPASERQKSQQQIVQELFPQLFSIPGVLAFVLNPPSLGADFNFTPVAYVLQADTYEELQSAVAIMMAQASQLGYLINLDSDLRLNKPQLEITIDRERAALLGVSVTDIGSTLETFLGGRVVTDFKRGGKQYDVIVQLKPTDRATPNTIEGIYLRGANGLVQLANVVNVKETVAPKELNHFNRVRSATITASMVPGVSLGQALNDLDRIADTSLPPTIKRDLTGQSREFRESSSALYFLFAFAVVFIYLVLAAQFESFIHPLTILLSVPLAVAGALAALYFFGQSINIYSQIGLIMLIGLVTKNAILIVEFANQLQERGERLFDAVADAATIRLRPILMTSFATIFGILPIAIGLGAGAESRRPLGIAVVGGMLLSTFLTLVLVPVVYTLLARFTTVKVGATNGNEPAAHARSERVGEAVA, from the coding sequence ATGAAGCTCAGTGAAATTTCAATACAGCGGCCGGTGCTCGCCACGGTGATGAGTCTGGTGATCATCATCTTCGGCGTGGTGTCCTTCACGCAGTTGCCGGTGCGCGAATATCCCGACATCGATCCGCCCGTGGTTTCGGTCACCACCTTCTATCGCGGCGCCAGCCCGAACGTGATCGAAACCGAAATCACCGACATTCTGGAAGAGCAGCTTTCCACCATCGAGGGCGTGAAGACGATCACCTCTTCCAGCCAGGAACAAGGCTCGGCGATCACCATCACCTTCGAGCTTGATCGCGACGTCGATCAGGCCGCCAACGACGTGCGCGACCGCGTCGCGAGTGTGCGCGGCCTGCTGCCGCGCGAGGCCGATGATCCCATCATCCAAAAGATCGACGTCAACGCCCAGCCGATCATGTGGCTGGCGTTGATCAGCGACCGCCACAACAACCTGGAATTGACCGACGCCGCCGAGCGCATTCTGAAAGAGCGGCTGTTGCGTTTGCCGGGCGTGGGTTCGATCTTCATGGGCGGCGAGCGGCGCTATGCCATGCGCGTGTGGCTGGATTCGCAACGCATGGCGGCGCGCGGCCTCACGCCGCAGGATATCGAAAACGCCATCCGCCGCGAAAACGCGGAAATTCCGGCGGGCCGCGTGGAGGGCGAAAACCGTGAATTCACCGTGCGCACGCGCGGCGATTTGGCCACGCCGGAGGAATTTGGCGCCATCATTGTCAAGCAAAGCGGCGATGAGCTCGTGCGCCTGGGCGATGTGGCGGAAGTGGCGCTCGGCGCGCAAGACGAGCGCACCGCGGTGCGGTGGAACGGCAAGCCCACCACCGGTCTGGGCGTAGTGAAACAAACGCGCGCCAGCACGCTGCAAGTGGCGCAAACCGTGATCGACGCGCTGCCGGAGCTGCAAAAGACGCTGCCGGAGGGCATGCAGCTCGAGGTGGCCTACAATTCCGCCACCTTCATTCAGAGCTCCATCAACGAAGTGGCGGAAACGCTGCTGATTGCCTTCGGGCTGGTGGTGCTGGTGATCATCGCGTTTCTCAAAAGTTTCCGCGCCACGCTCATCCCCACCTTCGCCATCCCGATTTCCATCATCGGCACGTTTGCGGTGGGATATTTTCTCGGCTACACCATCAACATCCTCACGCTGCTGGCGCTGGTGCTCGCCATCGGTCTGGTGGTGGATGATGCCATCGTCATGCTCGAAAACATCTACCGCCACATGGAAATGGGCAAGTCCCGCCTGCAGGCCGCGCTTGACGGCGCCAAAGAAATCGGCTTTGCGGTGCTGGCCACGACGATCGCGCTGGTGGCCGTGTTCGTGCCGCTCGCCTTTCTCACCGGCAACATCGGCCGCCTGTTCAATGAGTTCGGCGTGACGGTGGCGGTGGCGGTGCTGATCTCCGGCTTCGTCGCCCTGACCTTGACGCCAATGATGAGCTCGCGCATGCTGAAACCGCTGCATCACACCAGCTCGAGCTGGGCTTCGCGCTCGTTTGACACCTTCTTCGAATGGCTGGAGCGCACCTACCATCGCATCGTGCACGGCGCGTTGCGGCATCGCGTGCTGGTGGTGAGTGTGGGCGTGGTCATGATCGCGATCAGCGCCGCGCTGTTCAAGCTGCTGCCCAGCGAGCTGGTGCCGACCGAGGATCGCGGCGTCGGCTTCGGCATCGTCATCGCGCCCGAAGGCGCCACGCTCGATTACACCGACCGCTACGTGCGGCAGATCGAACAGATCATGCTCAGCCGGCCCGAAACCAACGGCGTGTTCACCGCCACCGGCGTGGGCTTTGCCGGGCCTGGCCGCGTCACCAATGGCTTCATCTTCCTGAACCTGAAGCCGGCAAGTGAACGGCAAAAATCGCAGCAGCAAATCGTGCAGGAGCTTTTCCCGCAGCTCTTTTCGATTCCGGGCGTGCTGGCGTTTGTGTTGAACCCGCCGAGCCTGGGCGCGGATTTCAATTTCACGCCGGTGGCATACGTGCTGCAGGCCGACACCTACGAGGAACTGCAGAGCGCAGTCGCCATCATGATGGCGCAGGCCTCGCAACTCGGCTACCTCATCAATCTCGACAGTGATTTGCGCCTGAACAAGCCGCAGCTCGAGATCACCATCGACCGCGAGCGCGCGGCGTTACTCGGCGTTTCGGTGACGGACATCGGCAGCACGCTCGAAACCTTCCTCGGCGGCCGCGTGGTCACCGACTTCAAACGCGGCGGCAAACAGTACGATGTCATCGTGCAGCTCAAACCCACGGACCGCGCCACGCCCAACACCATCGAGGGCATCTACCTGCGCGGCGCCAACGGCTTGGTGCAGCTCGCGAATGTCGTGAATGTGAAGGAAACCGTGGCGCCGAAAGAGTTGAATCACTTCAATCGCGTGCGCTCGGCGACGATCACCGCCAGCATGGTGCCGGGCGTGAGCCTGGGCCAGGCCTTGAATGATCTCGACCGCATCGCCGACACCAGCCTGCCGCCCACGATCAAGCGCGACTTGACCGGCCAGTCGCGCGAATTCCGCGAATCCAGCAGCGCGCTCTATTTTCTCTTCGCCTTCGCGGTGGTGTTCATCTATCTGGTGCTGGCGGCGCAATTCGAAAGCTTCATTCACCCGCTCACGATCTTGCTGTCGGTGCCGCTGGCGGTTGCCGGCGCTCTGGCCGCGCTGTATTTCTTCGGGCAAAGCATCAACATCTACTCGCAGATCGGCTTGATCATGCTGATCGGTTTGGTGACCAAGAACGCCATTCTGATCGTGGAATTTGCCAACCAACTGCAGGAGCGGGGCGAGCGCCTGTTCGATGCCGTTGCCGATGCGGCTACCATCCGCTTGCGGCCGATTCTGATGACCTCGTTCGCGACCATCTTCGGCATTCTGCCCATCGCCATTGGCTTGGGCGCGGGCGCGGAATCGCGGCGGCCGTTGGGCATCGCGGTGGTGGGCGGCATGCTGCTGTCGACGTTTCTCACGCTGGTGCTGGTGCCGGTGGTTTACACGCTGCTCGCGCGCTTCACCACGGTGAAAGTCGGCGCGACCAATGGCAATGAACCGGCGGCGCATGCCCGCAGCGAGCGCGTCGGCGAAGCGGTGGCCTGA
- a CDS encoding GxxExxY protein: MAELLEKDLVFRIIGCAMAVHNTLGRGLREKTYENSLAVEFKHQGIDYSKQTRFPVYYRNELVDEFIPVLVVENRVIVDTKTVETIIDDHRGTILNYLRITGLKVGVIINYKHRKLEWERLVLDEAR; this comes from the coding sequence ATGGCAGAGCTTTTGGAAAAAGACTTGGTCTTCCGAATCATCGGATGCGCGATGGCCGTCCACAATACACTTGGGCGCGGTCTGCGAGAAAAAACGTATGAAAACTCGCTTGCGGTTGAATTCAAGCATCAAGGTATCGACTATAGCAAGCAAACCCGATTTCCGGTTTATTATCGCAATGAGTTAGTTGATGAATTTATTCCCGTCCTTGTGGTCGAAAACCGCGTGATCGTCGATACCAAAACCGTCGAAACCATTATCGATGACCATCGTGGAACGATACTCAACTATCTCAGGATAACCGGATTGAAGGTCGGCGTCATCATCAATTACAAACACCGCAAGTTGGAATGGGAACGGCTTGTTTTGGATGAAGCGCGATGA